The following are encoded in a window of Bacteroidota bacterium genomic DNA:
- a CDS encoding GWxTD domain-containing protein, with protein sequence MKCSALFLLPLLICLTVSPTVTEAQPGFRIGVDLARFRGDTARVYLEVYYTFDVSKLKFAKTDSILKAEALMDIYFKRSSNDSIVARQTWRIPFTTNDSTLLATSRSYSDVLGFLLAPDVYRMYVVGGGNNSWAKRDSFSVPIDLRPIESAHISLSDIELCTSIVSVGKDSVGRFIKNTYEVKPNPSKIYGGDQSAVYYYIETYNLLKNSSPYYYTRLTVTNSIGKEVITRSRIKNRVNESNVEVGAFQVNALRTGAYTVNFTVIDSVDNSNYTSSKKIFVYNPQLPMDSLTAGTEGSVLASEYATMTESELDLEFSQLKYIMSRAEQAEYKNVKGIDAKRKVLYEFWRKRADDLTNPNPLTKTEYFKRVDYANEHFRAGFKDGWKTDRGRVFIVYGPPDEIERHANEVNTKPYEIWTYHSIQGGVEFIFGDRSGFSDYDLLHSTHRDELQNANWMNQLQVQ encoded by the coding sequence ATGAAATGTTCTGCCTTGTTTTTGCTGCCTCTCCTTATATGCCTGACAGTTTCCCCAACGGTGACCGAAGCCCAACCGGGGTTTCGCATCGGCGTTGATCTGGCAAGGTTCAGAGGAGACACCGCCAGAGTTTACCTCGAAGTCTACTATACTTTCGACGTCTCTAAATTGAAATTTGCGAAGACCGACAGCATCCTGAAAGCGGAAGCCCTCATGGATATCTATTTCAAACGCTCGTCGAACGATTCCATCGTGGCCCGCCAAACGTGGAGGATCCCTTTTACAACAAATGATTCGACATTGCTGGCAACCTCCCGGAGTTACTCCGACGTTCTCGGCTTTCTTCTGGCGCCGGACGTGTATCGCATGTACGTTGTCGGAGGGGGAAATAACAGTTGGGCAAAAAGAGACAGCTTTTCTGTTCCCATTGACCTCCGGCCGATTGAGTCCGCACACATTTCGCTCAGCGATATTGAGTTGTGTACCTCGATCGTCTCCGTCGGCAAGGATTCCGTCGGAAGGTTTATCAAAAACACGTATGAAGTGAAGCCGAACCCGTCGAAGATCTATGGGGGGGATCAATCTGCTGTGTATTATTATATCGAGACCTACAATCTCCTGAAGAATTCGTCGCCATACTACTATACAAGATTGACTGTCACGAATTCGATCGGGAAAGAGGTGATCACCCGTTCGCGGATCAAAAATCGGGTCAACGAATCGAACGTAGAGGTCGGCGCTTTCCAGGTGAATGCGTTAAGAACCGGCGCTTACACCGTGAACTTCACCGTGATCGACTCCGTCGATAATTCAAACTACACCTCCTCAAAAAAGATCTTCGTTTATAATCCTCAGCTCCCCATGGATTCGCTGACCGCCGGAACCGAAGGGTCGGTCCTCGCAAGCGAATATGCGACAATGACAGAATCCGAGCTTGACCTCGAGTTTAGCCAACTGAAATATATCATGAGCCGCGCGGAACAGGCCGAATACAAGAACGTCAAAGGCATCGACGCGAAGAGGAAGGTCCTGTATGAGTTCTGGAGGAAGCGGGCAGACGATTTGACGAACCCGAATCCTCTCACGAAAACAGAATATTTCAAACGGGTTGACTACGCCAATGAGCATTTTCGCGCCGGTTTCAAAGACGGATGGAAGACCGATCGCGGCCGGGTCTTCATCGTTTACGGTCCCCCGGACGAGATCGAACGGCACGCCAACGAGGTCAACACAAAACCGTATGAGATCTGGACGTACCATTCGATCCAGGGGGGAGTTGAATTCATCTTCGGCGATCGGTCGGGCTTTTCCGACTACGACCTGCTGCATTCGACTCACCGGGATGAGCTCCAAAATGCCAATTGGATGAACCAGCTCCAGGTACAGTAA
- the pyrR gene encoding bifunctional pyr operon transcriptional regulator/uracil phosphoribosyltransferase PyrR yields MNEEKTILDAQNFTRTVNRLSHEIVERNRGAASLGIVGIRTRGEYLARRIAAAVLEMEKVAPPIGTLDITLYRDDLRGRLSQPRLNTTDILYDITGKDIVLVDDVLFTGRTVRAALNALMDIGRPASIQLAVLVDRGHRELPIKADFVGKNVPTSADEEIQVRMAEADGEDAVYLGPVKL; encoded by the coding sequence ATGAATGAAGAAAAGACAATTCTCGACGCCCAAAATTTCACCCGCACAGTCAATCGCCTTTCTCATGAGATCGTTGAGCGGAACCGAGGCGCCGCGTCGCTCGGCATCGTCGGCATCAGGACAAGAGGGGAATATCTTGCCCGGCGTATTGCGGCCGCCGTTCTCGAAATGGAAAAGGTGGCGCCGCCGATCGGCACGCTCGACATCACCCTGTACCGCGACGATCTCAGGGGAAGATTATCCCAGCCCCGGCTGAATACGACCGACATCCTGTATGACATTACGGGGAAAGACATCGTTCTCGTCGACGACGTGCTCTTCACCGGCCGGACGGTTCGCGCTGCGCTCAACGCGCTGATGGACATCGGCAGGCCTGCTTCGATCCAGCTCGCCGTGCTCGTGGACCGCGGCCATCGGGAACTCCCGATCAAAGCCGATTTCGTCGGAAAGAATGTGCCGACTTCGGCGGATGAAGAAATTCAGGTCCGGATGGCCGAAGCAGACGGGGAAGACGCTGTGTATCTGGGCCCGGTCAAACTTTAA
- a CDS encoding aspartate carbamoyltransferase catalytic subunit: protein MGLSSRHLLGLDGAPKADIELILNTAVSFKEILNRPIKKVPTLQGKTIVNLFFENSTRTRISFELAERRLSADVVNFSASGSSVSKGETLKDTARNIEAMKIDMVVIRHSSAGTPHFLTRVVQSAVLNAGDGCHEHPTQALLDMYTLKEKFGALEGLRVCIVGDITHSRVARSNIYGLRTMGAKVSVCGPATLIPKEIERLGVEVYHRIDDVLPRVDALNVLRIQMERQSGGLFPSLREYHRFFGVTKERLDKIDHPITIMHPGPINRDVELSADVADGPHSVILEQVLNGVAVRMSVLYLLGTVN, encoded by the coding sequence ATGGGATTATCATCACGGCATTTGCTCGGCCTCGACGGAGCGCCGAAAGCCGACATTGAACTGATCCTCAACACCGCCGTCTCGTTCAAAGAAATATTGAATCGCCCCATCAAGAAAGTGCCGACGCTGCAGGGGAAGACGATCGTCAACTTGTTTTTTGAAAATTCGACCCGGACGAGGATATCGTTCGAATTGGCCGAACGGAGGTTGTCCGCTGACGTCGTAAATTTTTCAGCGTCGGGATCGAGTGTCAGCAAGGGGGAGACGCTCAAGGATACCGCGCGCAACATTGAGGCGATGAAAATTGATATGGTGGTCATACGCCACAGTTCGGCGGGCACCCCTCACTTTTTGACCCGTGTCGTGCAATCGGCAGTGCTTAACGCCGGGGACGGCTGTCATGAGCATCCGACACAAGCGCTTCTGGATATGTACACGCTGAAAGAGAAATTCGGAGCGCTCGAAGGGCTGCGGGTGTGCATCGTCGGAGATATCACTCACAGCAGGGTCGCCAGGTCGAATATTTACGGGTTAAGGACGATGGGAGCAAAAGTATCTGTCTGCGGCCCGGCAACGCTCATCCCTAAAGAGATCGAAAGGCTGGGTGTCGAAGTGTACCATCGTATCGACGACGTTCTTCCCAGGGTCGATGCACTGAACGTCCTGCGGATCCAAATGGAACGGCAATCCGGGGGACTGTTCCCCTCCCTTCGGGAGTACCATCGGTTCTTCGGCGTCACAAAAGAGCGCCTCGATAAGATCGACCATCCGATCACCATCATGCATCCCGGGCCGATCAACCGGGACGTAGAACTTTCGGCCGATGTCGCTGACGGACCCCACTCCGTGATCCTTGAGCAGGTCCTGAACGGCGTTGCCGTTAGAATGTCGGTCCTGTACCTCCTGGGGACCGTGAACTAA
- a CDS encoding dihydroorotase translates to MAKKFLLKGGRYINPATESDASLDFFIVDGIIESMKASIAPQAGTEVVDLGGKIVAPGFVDMHVHLREPGFEHKETIETGTLSAAHGGFTAVCCMPNTNPAIDDESIVHFIISRGKLVHNGIVDVYPVGAVTKGRAGKDLSPIAELVQAGAVGLSDDGAPVFDAEIMRRALEYAGMFDVPVIQHCEEPSLVHGGVMNEGFVATELGLPGIPPIAEEIMIARDIRLTEYTGSRYHVAHMSTAGSVKLVREAKQKGAAVTCEVTPHHFTLTDDVVRSFDTNTKMNPPLRTKGDVEAIKEGLRDGTVDVIATDHAPHSLDEKDVDYLQAPFGIVGLETAIGLAMTELVEPKVISLSQMIEKFSTNPRKIIKRPIEIREGNPANFTFIDPKVQWKVDVSGLRSKSKNSPFNGRPLKGRAVGIFNHGELQKV, encoded by the coding sequence ATGGCAAAGAAATTTCTTTTGAAAGGCGGACGATACATCAATCCGGCAACAGAATCCGATGCATCGCTGGATTTCTTCATCGTCGACGGAATCATCGAGTCGATGAAAGCATCAATCGCCCCGCAGGCCGGAACCGAAGTGGTCGACCTGGGCGGAAAGATCGTCGCTCCCGGTTTTGTGGACATGCATGTTCATCTGCGCGAACCCGGTTTCGAGCATAAGGAAACAATAGAGACGGGAACACTCTCGGCCGCTCACGGCGGGTTTACGGCTGTCTGCTGTATGCCGAACACGAACCCTGCTATCGACGATGAATCGATCGTTCATTTTATCATTTCACGGGGGAAACTTGTTCATAACGGGATCGTCGACGTGTATCCGGTCGGCGCAGTGACGAAGGGGAGGGCAGGAAAAGACCTGTCGCCAATTGCCGAACTTGTCCAGGCCGGCGCGGTCGGACTCAGCGATGACGGCGCGCCGGTGTTCGATGCGGAAATCATGCGCCGTGCACTCGAGTATGCGGGGATGTTTGATGTTCCTGTCATCCAGCATTGCGAAGAGCCATCGCTTGTCCACGGCGGCGTGATGAATGAAGGGTTCGTCGCAACGGAACTTGGTCTGCCGGGCATCCCTCCCATCGCAGAAGAAATCATGATCGCGCGGGACATCCGCCTCACGGAATACACCGGCTCCCGTTACCATGTTGCTCATATGAGCACTGCCGGCTCCGTGAAATTGGTCCGCGAAGCAAAACAAAAAGGAGCCGCCGTCACATGCGAAGTGACGCCGCATCACTTTACTCTTACAGACGACGTGGTCCGCTCCTTCGACACGAATACCAAAATGAACCCGCCCCTCCGGACCAAAGGTGACGTTGAAGCGATAAAAGAGGGCCTTCGTGATGGCACTGTCGATGTGATCGCCACCGACCACGCACCGCATTCGCTCGATGAGAAGGACGTCGATTATCTGCAGGCACCGTTTGGAATAGTCGGGCTGGAAACAGCGATCGGCCTTGCGATGACCGAGCTTGTTGAGCCGAAGGTGATCTCTCTTTCTCAAATGATTGAAAAGTTCTCGACCAATCCCAGGAAGATCATCAAGCGGCCGATTGAAATTCGGGAGGGGAATCCAGCGAATTTCACGTTCATCGACCCGAAAGTGCAATGGAAAGTCGATGTCAGCGGCCTTCGATCTAAGTCCAAAAATTCCCCCTTTAACGGCCGACCTTTGAAAGGGCGTGCCGTGGGAATTTTCAATCACGGGGAACTGCAGAAGGTGTAG
- the pgeF gene encoding peptidoglycan editing factor PgeF → MSTRLGGCSPGGLGMNLSFNVGDDKINVIENRRRFFGALHIGLDELAFPMQCHSNTVRAVKTWGGYEDCDGLATSEYGVFIVLSVADCVPIFLFDPLTKTVAGVHAGWRGTSSRIAVNAVGLLKAEFGVEPKNILAFVGPAAGKCCYQVGDEVAEKFDGRFLTKDDSGRWKVDLKAANQHQLVSEGILPGNIEVHAGCTIHEAEIFHSFRRDGKASGRMAGVLGIVR, encoded by the coding sequence ATGAGCACGCGCCTGGGAGGATGCAGCCCGGGCGGATTGGGGATGAATTTAAGCTTCAACGTCGGAGACGACAAGATCAATGTCATTGAAAATCGAAGGCGTTTTTTCGGCGCTCTTCATATCGGTCTCGACGAACTGGCATTTCCGATGCAATGCCATTCCAACACTGTCCGCGCGGTCAAGACATGGGGCGGCTATGAAGATTGCGACGGACTGGCGACGAGTGAGTATGGCGTATTCATCGTTCTGAGCGTCGCGGATTGTGTTCCGATTTTCCTTTTTGATCCATTGACAAAGACCGTCGCCGGTGTTCATGCAGGATGGCGAGGTACGAGTTCGCGCATCGCCGTGAATGCCGTTGGCCTTCTGAAAGCCGAGTTTGGAGTAGAGCCGAAGAACATCCTTGCTTTTGTCGGACCGGCGGCAGGAAAATGCTGTTATCAGGTTGGAGATGAGGTCGCAGAGAAGTTTGACGGCCGGTTTCTGACGAAGGACGATTCGGGAAGGTGGAAGGTCGATTTGAAAGCCGCCAACCAGCATCAGTTGGTATCCGAAGGGATTCTACCCGGAAACATCGAAGTACATGCAGGTTGCACAATCCATGAAGCAGAGATCTTTCATTCATTCCGGCGCGACGGAAAGGCTTCGGGGCGAATGGCGGGCGTGTTGGGAATCGTTCGATAA